GAGTTTACGGGCAAATCTCCGAGAACCGACCACTGACTGGGTCAGGCGTCCGCCGAATCGTGCCGTGTGGGTCCGCCATCCGAGTCATGGTCAATCAACCTGGTCAGATGACCATGTTACTGTGTCGCGATGATCGTCGGGATACCGCGTGAGTCCCTACCTGGTGAGACGCGCGTCGCTGCGACACCGCAGAGCGTCGGGCAGATTATCAAGCTCGGCTACACAGTAGTCGTCGAAAGTGGAGCGGGCGCCGCGTCCAGCTTCTCCGACGCCGCCTATGTGGAGGCCGGGGCCACCATCGGATCGCCCTGGAACGCCGATGTGGTGCTGAAGGTGAATGCGCCGGATGACTCCGAGATCGCCGCGGTGCGTGACGGGGCGACGGTGGTCGGTCTGATTTCGCCGGCGCTGCGTCCGGATCTGGTGGAGAAGTTGTCGTCCCGGCCGATCACGGTGCTGGCGATGGATGCGGTGCCGCGGATCTCGCGGGCGCAGTCGTTGGATGTGTTGTCCTCGATGGCCAATATCGCCGGCTACCGGGCGGTGGTGGAGGCCGCGCACGCCTTCGGCCGGTTCTTCACCGGTCAGGTCACCGCGGCGGGCAAGGTGCCCCCGGCCAAGGTGCTCGTCGTCGGCGCCGGGGTGGCCGGGCTGGCCGCCATCGGCGCCGCGGGCAGCCTGGGTGCGATCGTGAAGGCCACCGACCCGCGCCCGGAGGTGGCCGATCAGGTCGCCTCACTCGGTGGGGAGTACGTGTCGGTGGATCCGGCTGCGGCCGAGGTGTCGGCCACCGGCTACGCCAAGGAGATGGACGACGATTACAAGGCCCGCGAAGCCGCCTTGTATGCCGAGCTGGCCGCCGACGTCGACATCATCATCACCACCGCGTTGATCCCGGGCCGGCCCGCGCCGCGCATCATCACCGCCGAGATGGTGGCCTCGATGAAACCGGGTTCGGTGATCGTGGACATGGCCGCGGCCAACGGCGGCAACGTCGAGGGCACCGTCAAGGATGAGGCGATCCTCACCGACAACGGGGTGCGGATCATCGGCTACACCGATCTGGCCGGCCGGCTGCCCGCCCAGGCCTCCCAGCTCTATGGCACCAACCTGGTGAACCTGCTCAAGCTGCTCACCCCGGAGAAGGACGGGGTGCTCACCCTCGACTTCGACGACGTGGTGCAGCGCTCGATCACCGTGGTCCGCGACGGGCAGAGCACCTGGCCCCCGCCGCCGGTGCAGGTCTCCGCGGCTCCTGCCGCCGCGACCGCGGCCGCGGCCCCGGTGGTCAAAGAACCCAAGAAGCCGATGAGCACCGCACGTCGGCTGGGGTTGACGTTCGCCGCGGCGGCGGCGCTGTTCGCGTTCATCGCGATCTCGCCGGCCGCGCTGCAGGTGCACCTGGTGGTGTTCGCGCTGGCGATCGTCATCGGCTACTACGTGATCGGCAATGTGCACCACGCCCTGCACACCCCGCTGATGTCGGTGACCAACGCGATCTCCGGGATCATCGTCGTCGGCGCGCTGCTGCAGATCGGCCAAGGCGATACCGCCATCACCGCGCTGGCGTTCGTGGCCATCCTGCTGGCCAGCATCAACGTCTTCGGTGGCTTCGCGGTGACCCGCCGCATGCTCGCGATGTTCTCCCGCAGCTAGAACGGAAACTGTCTGATGTTCAGGATTGAAAACGTTGCCACCGCAGCGTATCTGGTTGCAGCTTTGCTGTTCATTCTTGCCTTGGCAGGCCTCTCAAGGCATGAGACATCAAGAGCTGGAAATACTTTCGGTATGGCGGGGATGGTGGTGGCGCTCATGGCGACCATCATCCTGGCGGTACACGGGCAGATCGAGCCGCTGGGTCTGGGCCTGCTGATCGGCGCGATGATCGTCGGTGCGGCGATCGGGCTGTGGCGGGCGCGGGTCGTGGAAATGACCGGCATGCCCGAACTCATCGCGCTGCTGCACTCGTTTGTGGGCCTGGCCGCGGTCCTCGTCGGCTGGAACGGCTACCTGCACATCGAGGCCCACCCCGACGGCGCGGACACCGCCGCGATGGCCGCCGAGGGCATGCTCGGCATCCACTCGGCCGAAGTCTTCATCGGCGTGTTCATCGGCGCGGTCACCTTCACCGGGTCGATCGTGGCCAACCTGAAGCTCTCGGCGCGGATGAAGTCCTCCCCGCTGATGCTGCCCGGCAAGAACTACCTCAACATCGGCGCCCTGCTGGTGTTCTTCGCCCTCACCGTCTGGTTCGTCATCGACCCGCAACTGTGGCTGCTCATCGTGGTCACCGTGCTCGCCCTGCTGCTGGGCTGGCACCTGGTCGCGAGCATCGGCGGCGGCGACATGCCGGTGGTGGTGTCGATGCTCAACAGCTACTCGGGCTGGGCCGCGGCGGCATCGGGGTTCCTGCTCGGCAACGACCTGCTGATCATCACCGGCGCGCTGGTCGGCTCCTCCGGTGCCTACCTGTCCTACATCATGTGCAAGGCGATGAACCGCTCGTTCCTCTCCGTCATCGCCGGCGGCTTCGGGATCGAGGCCGGCCCGGCCGAGGACAAGGACTACGGCGAGCACCGCGAGATCACCGCCGAAGCCGCCGCCGAACTGCTGGCCTCCGCCTCCTCGGTGGTCATCACCCCCGGCTACGGCATGGCCGTCGCCCAGGCCCAGTACGGGGTCGCCGATCTGACCCGCAAGCTGCGCGAACGCGGCGTCGACGTGCGGTTCGGCATCCACCCCGTCGCCGGCCGGCTGCCCGGGCACATGAACGTGCTGCTGGCCGAGGCCAAAGTCCCCTACGACATCGTGCTGGAGATGGACGAGATCAACGACGACTTCGAGGCCACCTCGGTCGTGCTCGTCATCGGCGCCAACGACACCGTCAACCCCGCCGCCTCCGAAGACCCCAGCTCCCCGATCGCCGGCATGCCCGTCCTGACCGTGTGGAACGCCGAGAACGTCATCGTCTTCAAACGCTCCATGGCCTCCGGCTACGCCGGGGTGCAAAACCCGCTGTTCTTCCGGGACAACACCCAGATGCTCTTCGGCGACGCCAAGGACCGCGTCGACGCCATCAACGCCGCCCTCTGATCACCGACTGATCGTCGATGAAGAAGGGCCGCCCCGAAACAGATCGGGGCGGCCCTTCTTCTGGTCT
This region of Mycolicibacterium diernhoferi genomic DNA includes:
- a CDS encoding Re/Si-specific NAD(P)(+) transhydrogenase subunit alpha; the protein is MIVGIPRESLPGETRVAATPQSVGQIIKLGYTVVVESGAGAASSFSDAAYVEAGATIGSPWNADVVLKVNAPDDSEIAAVRDGATVVGLISPALRPDLVEKLSSRPITVLAMDAVPRISRAQSLDVLSSMANIAGYRAVVEAAHAFGRFFTGQVTAAGKVPPAKVLVVGAGVAGLAAIGAAGSLGAIVKATDPRPEVADQVASLGGEYVSVDPAAAEVSATGYAKEMDDDYKAREAALYAELAADVDIIITTALIPGRPAPRIITAEMVASMKPGSVIVDMAAANGGNVEGTVKDEAILTDNGVRIIGYTDLAGRLPAQASQLYGTNLVNLLKLLTPEKDGVLTLDFDDVVQRSITVVRDGQSTWPPPPVQVSAAPAAATAAAAPVVKEPKKPMSTARRLGLTFAAAAALFAFIAISPAALQVHLVVFALAIVIGYYVIGNVHHALHTPLMSVTNAISGIIVVGALLQIGQGDTAITALAFVAILLASINVFGGFAVTRRMLAMFSRS
- the pntB gene encoding Re/Si-specific NAD(P)(+) transhydrogenase subunit beta, which produces MFRIENVATAAYLVAALLFILALAGLSRHETSRAGNTFGMAGMVVALMATIILAVHGQIEPLGLGLLIGAMIVGAAIGLWRARVVEMTGMPELIALLHSFVGLAAVLVGWNGYLHIEAHPDGADTAAMAAEGMLGIHSAEVFIGVFIGAVTFTGSIVANLKLSARMKSSPLMLPGKNYLNIGALLVFFALTVWFVIDPQLWLLIVVTVLALLLGWHLVASIGGGDMPVVVSMLNSYSGWAAAASGFLLGNDLLIITGALVGSSGAYLSYIMCKAMNRSFLSVIAGGFGIEAGPAEDKDYGEHREITAEAAAELLASASSVVITPGYGMAVAQAQYGVADLTRKLRERGVDVRFGIHPVAGRLPGHMNVLLAEAKVPYDIVLEMDEINDDFEATSVVLVIGANDTVNPAASEDPSSPIAGMPVLTVWNAENVIVFKRSMASGYAGVQNPLFFRDNTQMLFGDAKDRVDAINAAL